The Campylobacter concisus sequence GCCAAAAGCCTTTTTCATTATCTCTTTATTAGCGCCCCAGCCGTGCAAGAAAAGCACTATTTTTTTGCATTTTGGATTTACTACTTCGTAGCTGATCTCATACTCGTCTGAGCTGTATTTTACCGCCCTACTCGCCATCGTTCTCTCTTTTTTTTGCAGTATAAATACTCTCAAGCACGCTCACTGCTTCGCAAAGGCGCTCATACTCTTCCATATTTAAAAGCACTGCTTCAAATTTATTATTTTTAACAATGACCGCTCTTTTTAATTCATTAGCTCCCACACGAGAGAGCACTGAACTAAAATTTCTAACCACTTCAGTTGCTGTATAAATTTCATC is a genomic window containing:
- a CDS encoding type II toxin-antitoxin system Phd/YefM family antitoxin, with amino-acid sequence MVTFTKDEIYTATEVVRNFSSVLSRVGANELKRAVIVKNNKFEAVLLNMEEYERLCEAVSVLESIYTAKKRENDGE